One segment of Akkermansiaceae bacterium DNA contains the following:
- a CDS encoding general secretion pathway protein GspK, translated as MRTDDPYPVMVNSYVKEPVRCVGSKVKGSALVAVFWIMAVLALAVFAAVRVVYYDADVAASQINGFEALQVAERGIAVAVNPAVDKMDPLLDWYDEERDISYKVRIQSEAARFNINVILMRKDKTLLTDIFTDWGMELLAAQTLVDNLTDWVDAGDLAELNGAEIDWYEDQGRPNHPFNRPFYNLDEMRLVKDMELLEQVNPHWKNWFTVWSNGKLDVNEARAELIAAAAEVSIDDAQDLVEHVLGPDLERDTEDDQRFQNLTEALSLLGVSEFQQQTVAPRLTTSDTTTRIVSDGRAGTVKRRITLILRSRTGQPAILERKEEIIP; from the coding sequence ATGAGAACAGACGATCCATATCCAGTCATGGTGAACTCCTATGTTAAGGAGCCGGTTCGCTGTGTCGGTTCCAAGGTAAAGGGAAGCGCACTGGTCGCGGTGTTCTGGATTATGGCCGTATTGGCCCTTGCCGTGTTTGCCGCTGTCAGGGTGGTGTATTACGATGCGGATGTTGCGGCGTCGCAGATCAATGGTTTTGAAGCCTTGCAGGTGGCGGAACGGGGCATCGCGGTTGCGGTGAATCCTGCGGTGGATAAAATGGACCCGCTTCTGGATTGGTATGATGAGGAGCGGGATATTTCGTATAAAGTACGCATCCAATCGGAGGCAGCGAGGTTTAACATCAATGTTATCCTCATGCGCAAAGACAAAACCCTGTTGACTGATATCTTTACCGATTGGGGGATGGAGCTATTGGCGGCACAAACGCTTGTCGATAATCTGACCGATTGGGTGGATGCCGGTGACCTGGCCGAGCTCAATGGTGCCGAGATCGATTGGTATGAAGACCAGGGCCGCCCCAACCACCCCTTTAACCGGCCGTTTTACAATCTCGATGAAATGCGTCTGGTCAAAGACATGGAACTGCTTGAACAGGTCAATCCTCACTGGAAAAACTGGTTCACGGTCTGGAGTAATGGTAAGCTTGATGTCAATGAGGCGCGGGCCGAGCTGATTGCGGCTGCGGCTGAAGTATCCATCGACGATGCCCAGGATCTCGTCGAACACGTGCTCGGGCCTGACCTTGAGCGCGATACTGAGGACGATCAGCGATTTCAGAATTTGACGGAAGCCCTAAGTCTGCTAGGAGTCTCTGAGTTCCAGCAGCAAACGGTCGCGCCAAGACTGACAACAAGTGACACCACCACACGTATCGTGAGCGACGGTCGCGCTGGAACGGTGAAACGCCGGATCACACTGATTCTCAGAAGCAGAACCGGCCAACCCGCCATCCTCGAACGAAAAGAAGAAATCATTCCGTAG
- a CDS encoding prepilin-type N-terminal cleavage/methylation domain-containing protein, giving the protein MNTKIYQKSKLRRRGFTLVEVVIALGLMGMLVGMIFRVARSSMQLSQSVVDEQNVTMERNAFFNLLKNHFEQIPGNAVMRLESYDSRNGAVSRTMFTLTFQNVPMSFNWGETPMTAEAVELATVEQRDGFVDVVLRFYDEQILEDSDSTGNDHVEPVAEITLIRGLWMCDCEVVDGRTLEYLTQWENNGQLPLQVKFYCRFEPTADIIQQTFWVVPKQNPEVVFRQIMQQNPAGPQATPGADTGGVPGGEGGGGAEVPPVIINPGGPIPGNGGGGPSRPGGGAGGGGGGNRPGGNNNGIPGVGGRGGR; this is encoded by the coding sequence ATGAACACTAAGATCTATCAGAAAAGCAAACTGCGCAGGAGGGGATTTACTCTCGTGGAAGTGGTTATTGCCCTGGGGCTGATGGGGATGTTGGTCGGGATGATCTTCCGTGTGGCAAGATCATCCATGCAGCTTAGCCAGTCGGTGGTGGATGAACAGAATGTTACCATGGAGCGCAATGCATTTTTTAATCTGCTCAAGAATCACTTCGAGCAGATTCCAGGGAATGCGGTGATGCGATTGGAAAGTTACGATTCAAGAAATGGTGCGGTGTCCCGGACGATGTTCACCCTGACATTCCAGAATGTTCCAATGTCTTTTAATTGGGGGGAAACGCCGATGACGGCGGAGGCGGTTGAGCTGGCCACGGTGGAGCAACGCGATGGATTTGTGGACGTGGTCTTGAGGTTTTATGATGAGCAGATCCTTGAAGACAGTGACTCCACGGGGAATGACCATGTCGAACCGGTGGCTGAAATCACATTGATTCGGGGTTTGTGGATGTGTGACTGCGAAGTGGTTGACGGCAGGACACTGGAGTACCTGACCCAGTGGGAAAACAACGGGCAACTACCCCTGCAAGTGAAATTCTATTGTCGGTTCGAACCCACTGCCGATATTATCCAACAAACATTCTGGGTGGTGCCGAAACAGAACCCGGAAGTTGTTTTCCGACAAATCATGCAGCAAAATCCAGCGGGTCCTCAGGCGACACCAGGTGCTGATACCGGTGGTGTCCCGGGGGGTGAGGGCGGTGGTGGTGCTGAGGTGCCTCCGGTCATCATCAATCCTGGTGGCCCCATTCCGGGTAACGGTGGAGGTGGACCGAGCCGTCCCGGTGGTGGCGCAGGAGGAGGTGGCGGTGGCAATCGTCCAGGTGGAAATAACAATGGCATCCCCGGTGTTGGTGGCCGCGGTGGTAGGTAA
- a CDS encoding type II secretion system protein — protein MQQAGCHKRGTQAGGFTLLEIVFVLGMVAVLATWLTLSVTTVQTEQRLREASGSIETLAKQARNIAVRQQRAYQLTITEEAVSIAPQFTSISDGEHLIEPEENEEPAPRDDFEDITTREETDAEVTYEIKRWRSDEWQLIKGDTKVVITLDPVGLVEPISIRCSIGKSWLIHELHPLTAGIRDEEMSIEDD, from the coding sequence ATGCAGCAAGCCGGATGTCATAAACGGGGGACGCAAGCCGGAGGTTTCACCCTCCTGGAGATTGTCTTTGTACTGGGCATGGTGGCTGTTCTGGCTACCTGGCTTACCTTGAGTGTGACGACTGTTCAGACAGAGCAACGGCTGCGGGAGGCATCGGGAAGTATCGAGACCCTGGCGAAGCAGGCACGCAATATTGCGGTGAGGCAACAGCGGGCCTACCAACTGACGATCACGGAGGAAGCGGTGTCGATTGCTCCCCAGTTTACCTCGATCTCAGATGGTGAGCACTTGATTGAACCTGAGGAAAACGAGGAGCCGGCTCCCAGGGATGACTTTGAGGATATCACGACGCGTGAAGAGACAGATGCCGAAGTCACTTACGAGATCAAACGCTGGAGGTCGGATGAGTGGCAGCTGATCAAGGGGGATACCAAAGTGGTGATCACCCTCGATCCGGTAGGACTGGTGGAGCCGATATCCATCCGTTGTAGTATCGGGAAAAGCTGGCTTATCCATGAGTTGCACCCGCTGACGGCGGGAATCAGGGATGAGGAAATGAGTATTGAGGATGATTGA
- the gspG gene encoding type II secretion system major pseudopilin GspG — translation MKTTSHSAPVRVSSRSLQSGFTLLEMVIVLGIIAMIMGGAIFTMQRISDSGAITVVDGDFSSIGNALQSYKTNAGNYPSEQQGLKALVEKPTSAPRPRRWTQIMDDVPKDPWDNDYIYKYPGTKDRSRPEIISLGKDGLEGTEDDMSSQDPK, via the coding sequence ATGAAAACAACATCACATTCAGCACCCGTCAGAGTCTCATCCCGTTCCCTCCAATCAGGTTTCACCCTGCTGGAAATGGTCATCGTACTGGGGATCATCGCCATGATCATGGGAGGCGCGATCTTTACCATGCAAAGGATTTCCGACAGCGGTGCGATTACCGTCGTTGATGGGGATTTTTCCTCCATCGGAAATGCGCTGCAGTCATACAAAACGAACGCAGGGAATTATCCATCCGAGCAGCAAGGTTTGAAAGCGCTGGTTGAAAAACCAACTTCCGCTCCACGGCCACGCCGTTGGACACAGATTATGGATGATGTGCCGAAAGATCCATGGGACAATGATTACATCTACAAGTATCCCGGGACCAAGGACCGTTCACGCCCCGAAATTATCAGTCTTGGTAAAGATGGACTTGAAGGCACTGAAGACGATATGTCTAGTCAGGATCCCAAGTGA
- a CDS encoding putative selenate ABC transporter substrate-binding protein, which yields MKRKRIFQGVGLASIIAGAVVISSCGENKEENQNAENQGEKVLRFSAIPDQDTTAQAERYNPAAKWLSEKLGIKVEFVPSSDYGASVDKFVTGDIQLAWFGGVTGVQARNEAPGSRAIVAGAKDLQFKSYFIANESTGLTKAETFPQGTKGMTFTFGSAGSTSGCIMPAHFIVKNTNQGPLEFYSKVGFSDSHDKTAYQVQDGTYQTGVLNYSTYDGLVKDGKIDPNKCRIIWETPAYADYNFTARADLDKTFGEGFTDKLQQALIECTDAAVLKAFDRDKFVKVDNSTFQGIADVMKSVKLK from the coding sequence ATGAAACGAAAACGTATATTCCAAGGTGTCGGTCTGGCATCCATCATTGCAGGCGCAGTTGTCATCAGCAGCTGTGGAGAGAACAAAGAAGAAAACCAAAACGCGGAAAACCAGGGAGAGAAGGTCCTACGGTTTTCAGCGATTCCCGACCAGGACACCACCGCCCAGGCCGAGAGATACAACCCCGCCGCCAAGTGGCTCTCAGAGAAACTGGGGATCAAGGTGGAGTTTGTGCCATCCAGCGACTACGGCGCATCCGTCGATAAGTTTGTCACGGGAGATATTCAACTGGCATGGTTTGGTGGTGTCACCGGCGTGCAGGCACGCAACGAGGCACCCGGCTCACGGGCCATTGTGGCAGGAGCCAAGGACCTTCAATTCAAATCCTATTTCATCGCCAACGAATCGACAGGCCTGACAAAGGCCGAGACATTCCCCCAGGGAACCAAGGGGATGACGTTTACCTTTGGTAGCGCAGGCTCCACATCCGGTTGTATCATGCCCGCCCATTTTATTGTAAAAAACACCAATCAGGGACCGCTCGAGTTCTATAGCAAGGTGGGTTTTTCGGACTCGCACGATAAGACGGCATACCAGGTTCAGGACGGCACCTATCAAACGGGTGTCCTCAACTACAGCACCTACGACGGCTTGGTGAAGGATGGAAAAATCGACCCTAACAAGTGTCGTATCATCTGGGAAACCCCTGCGTATGCCGACTACAACTTCACGGCCCGGGCCGATCTGGACAAGACCTTTGGTGAAGGTTTTACCGATAAGCTACAGCAGGCGCTGATTGAATGCACTGACGCAGCCGTGCTCAAGGCCTTCGACCGCGACAAGTTTGTCAAGGTGGACAACAGCACCTTCCAAGGCATTGCTGATGTCATGAAGAGTGTGAAACTGAAATAA
- a CDS encoding ATP-binding cassette domain-containing protein, producing MSLQLTHVSHSFGATEALKDISLDIKTGEQVALIGPSGCGKTTLLRLMGTQLTPSQGEISSLESNPAALGPRDLKSLRTRIAMIPQHLGLVPNVSVLRNVLNGGLGEINLLQTVRQAIRPSRAEAHRAYKLLDRTGIREKIYDRTDSLSGGQQQRVAVARALYQNPAIILADEPVSAIDPARARDTIELLIQLSREEGLTLIVSLHNLELAREFFPRLIGLRGGRVVFDSRPSELNDQECRELFEF from the coding sequence ATGTCACTGCAGCTCACCCATGTTTCTCATTCCTTTGGTGCCACGGAAGCGCTGAAGGATATTTCGCTTGATATCAAAACGGGCGAGCAGGTTGCGCTTATCGGGCCGTCAGGATGTGGCAAGACGACCCTGCTCCGGCTGATGGGAACCCAGCTCACGCCCAGTCAGGGTGAGATCAGTTCACTGGAGTCCAACCCGGCCGCACTCGGTCCGCGTGATCTCAAGTCACTCCGCACCCGGATCGCAATGATCCCCCAGCACCTTGGACTGGTGCCCAATGTCAGTGTGCTCAGGAATGTCCTCAATGGTGGCTTGGGGGAGATCAATCTGTTGCAAACCGTGAGGCAGGCTATTCGACCTTCGCGCGCAGAGGCCCACCGTGCTTACAAACTGTTAGACCGCACGGGTATACGGGAGAAAATCTATGACCGCACCGACAGCTTGTCGGGTGGACAGCAGCAGCGGGTGGCGGTGGCACGGGCCCTGTATCAAAATCCGGCCATCATCCTGGCGGATGAACCGGTTTCCGCCATTGATCCGGCGCGCGCGCGCGACACCATTGAACTGCTCATCCAGCTATCCAGGGAGGAGGGACTCACGCTCATCGTTTCACTGCACAACCTGGAGCTGGCGCGGGAGTTTTTCCCACGGCTGATCGGGTTACGTGGTGGCAGGGTGGTTTTTGACAGTCGTCCCTCTGAGTTAAACGACCAGGAGTGCCGTGAGCTTTTCGAATTTTAA
- a CDS encoding ABC transporter permease subunit has translation MSARTNRPGKALLKGDGRKLTVLVLLLIFLVCRWVLGPMPPTPPGSSEGFFQAALHPAFTDQSQSLPDDASPFVARIFKEMGTTLRYAFIAMSMAVPAGLFFGFFASTTWWPQGKRGRVMRILLRPLHWGTRLLITLMRSIHELIWAILFLAALGHDPITACVALALPFTGTLAKVFSEIIDEQTTEARDHLVSTGASPVQAFLTTLVPQSLPDMATYTLYRFECALRSSAVLGFIGIETIGLSIRRSFENNFYNELWTELYLLLGVIIIVDVLGAQLRKRLNTIPQRQRLGNLDGSVETNIRQLRKTAPKWRMTRVLVWTTVLLTLISWFPALISIQSEPLTRDMVPGSRAERVAHFLTKLTPEPVRESGSWGDAAPWAAELWRENGEVALGNTIAMATAAIIISAFSAWLLLPWASRTLASSQPLGVSGGRVSQLRNAVWNTCGLVTRLFFIVSRAIPEYIYAYLLIGLLGISAWPLVFALALHNLGILGRLWGEVIENQPQDSGRQLIYSGSGRLQCYFASYMPVSFNRFLMYLFYRWETCVREATILGMLGFASLGFHIQLARNFSRAYDEMFFYVMLGAAVIFAGDLISFFLRRFLTKA, from the coding sequence ATGTCGGCACGGACTAACAGACCAGGCAAAGCACTTCTCAAAGGCGACGGCAGGAAACTGACCGTGCTCGTCCTGCTGTTGATATTCCTGGTCTGCCGATGGGTGTTAGGACCGATGCCCCCCACCCCTCCGGGGAGTTCCGAGGGTTTTTTCCAGGCGGCGCTGCACCCTGCGTTCACGGATCAGAGCCAAAGCCTGCCCGACGATGCGAGTCCCTTTGTGGCCAGGATCTTCAAGGAAATGGGAACCACGCTCCGCTATGCATTTATTGCCATGAGTATGGCTGTTCCGGCGGGTTTGTTTTTTGGCTTTTTTGCTTCTACCACCTGGTGGCCCCAAGGGAAACGAGGCAGGGTGATGAGGATCTTGTTACGCCCCCTTCATTGGGGAACCCGGCTGCTCATCACCCTGATGCGTTCGATCCACGAACTCATCTGGGCGATCCTCTTTCTGGCCGCCCTGGGACATGACCCCATCACAGCTTGTGTTGCCCTTGCGTTGCCCTTCACTGGCACACTTGCCAAGGTGTTTTCGGAAATCATTGATGAACAAACCACCGAGGCTCGCGACCATCTTGTCAGCACGGGAGCAAGCCCGGTGCAGGCTTTTCTAACAACCTTGGTGCCTCAGTCGCTACCTGACATGGCTACCTACACGCTGTATCGGTTTGAATGTGCTCTACGGTCATCGGCGGTGCTTGGATTCATAGGCATAGAAACCATTGGATTGTCGATCCGCAGATCGTTTGAAAACAACTTTTACAATGAACTCTGGACAGAGCTCTATTTACTGTTAGGCGTAATCATCATCGTGGATGTTCTTGGTGCGCAGTTACGCAAGCGACTCAATACGATCCCCCAGCGGCAACGGCTTGGCAACCTGGATGGATCAGTGGAAACCAACATCAGACAACTCAGGAAAACCGCACCCAAGTGGCGGATGACACGCGTGCTGGTGTGGACGACAGTGCTGCTCACATTGATCTCCTGGTTTCCCGCTCTGATCAGCATCCAATCAGAACCCCTGACCCGGGATATGGTACCGGGGAGTCGAGCCGAGCGAGTCGCTCACTTCCTGACCAAACTCACCCCCGAGCCGGTCAGGGAAAGCGGCTCGTGGGGGGACGCCGCACCCTGGGCCGCCGAGCTCTGGCGCGAAAATGGCGAGGTCGCCCTGGGCAATACGATCGCGATGGCCACGGCGGCCATCATCATCTCGGCTTTCAGCGCATGGTTACTGCTTCCATGGGCTAGCCGCACCCTCGCCAGCAGCCAACCTCTGGGTGTTTCCGGAGGTCGAGTGAGCCAACTCAGAAACGCGGTCTGGAACACCTGCGGACTGGTTACACGCCTGTTTTTCATCGTCAGCCGTGCTATCCCGGAATACATCTATGCGTATTTGTTGATCGGATTGTTAGGCATCAGTGCATGGCCACTTGTTTTTGCCCTGGCACTGCATAACCTGGGCATCCTTGGTCGCTTGTGGGGGGAGGTCATTGAGAACCAGCCACAGGATTCGGGTCGACAACTCATCTACTCCGGGTCGGGTCGACTGCAGTGTTATTTTGCCAGTTATATGCCTGTATCCTTCAACCGTTTCCTGATGTATCTTTTCTACCGTTGGGAAACCTGTGTGAGGGAGGCTACGATTCTAGGGATGCTGGGGTTTGCTTCGCTGGGCTTTCACATTCAGCTCGCGCGCAATTTTTCACGTGCCTATGACGAGATGTTTTTTTATGTCATGCTCGGGGCGGCGGTTATTTTCGCAGGAGACCTTATCTCCTTTTTCCTACGCCGGTTCCTAACGAAGGCATAA
- a CDS encoding SLC13/DASS family transporter: MPHRKETVLREKTATLHLPPTTRKIGLIGIAFALFFLIKYWLPLGNPAAGQDPDTVRTGLAILVLAAVLWLSEALPLALTALLIPVLASLTGALDVSGGFSGFAHPLIFLFLGGFGLAAALSRQGLDRWIAMRIVVIGRGRFQATALALFLVSALLSMWISNTATAALLLPVALGILANISDQHGEAASTRAAPYLLLGIAYSASIGGIGTLIGTPPNAIAAAQLKISFTEWLAIGIPCVLILLPVLFVLLGLLAKPGKLPVVAVQPEPFSFSQKRIVTLGVFLLAICGWLLSGQMTEWFGISGSFDTIVAVSAVLLLAACRLVDWKDIDRATDWGVLLLFGGGITLSKILSSTGASYYLAHEIQILTTGWPVILLIGVVVVFVIFLTELSSNTASAALLVPIFTAVAMDMGVPPRQIVLPLTLAASCAFMLPIATPPNAIVFGSGKIRQRDMIRIGLVLNLVFALILTLLGNLYF, translated from the coding sequence ATGCCACATCGTAAAGAAACGGTTCTGCGTGAAAAGACAGCAACGCTTCACCTCCCGCCCACGACGAGAAAAATCGGATTGATCGGCATCGCCTTCGCGCTCTTTTTCCTCATTAAATACTGGTTACCACTGGGGAATCCGGCGGCAGGGCAAGATCCCGACACCGTGCGCACGGGGCTTGCCATCCTCGTTCTGGCTGCGGTGCTGTGGCTTTCCGAGGCACTGCCCCTGGCTCTGACCGCGCTCTTGATTCCCGTCCTGGCATCGCTCACGGGCGCACTTGATGTGAGTGGTGGTTTTTCGGGTTTTGCCCACCCGTTGATCTTTCTCTTCCTAGGTGGGTTTGGCTTGGCTGCCGCGCTCTCCCGACAAGGGCTGGACCGGTGGATCGCTATGCGCATTGTGGTGATCGGCCGGGGGAGATTCCAAGCTACAGCCCTCGCCCTGTTTTTGGTATCGGCCCTGTTATCGATGTGGATATCCAACACGGCAACCGCAGCCCTCCTGCTACCGGTGGCACTTGGCATCCTGGCCAATATTTCGGATCAACACGGCGAGGCTGCGTCGACCAGGGCGGCACCTTATTTGCTGTTAGGAATTGCTTACTCGGCAAGCATCGGTGGCATTGGCACCCTCATCGGAACGCCACCCAACGCGATTGCAGCGGCGCAATTGAAAATCAGCTTCACCGAGTGGCTTGCCATAGGCATTCCCTGTGTGCTTATTCTCCTCCCTGTATTGTTTGTCCTGCTGGGATTACTGGCAAAACCGGGAAAGTTACCTGTGGTGGCAGTTCAACCCGAACCCTTTTCATTCAGTCAAAAACGTATCGTGACGCTTGGCGTCTTCCTTCTAGCAATCTGTGGATGGCTTCTCAGTGGGCAGATGACGGAGTGGTTCGGTATTTCAGGCTCCTTCGACACCATTGTAGCCGTCTCAGCAGTTCTCCTTCTGGCCGCCTGCCGGTTGGTTGACTGGAAGGATATCGACCGGGCCACCGACTGGGGGGTCCTGCTCCTCTTTGGTGGCGGCATCACCCTCAGTAAAATCCTCAGCAGCACGGGAGCAAGCTACTATCTGGCCCACGAAATCCAGATCCTCACGACCGGATGGCCTGTCATTCTGCTCATCGGGGTCGTTGTCGTGTTTGTCATCTTCCTCACCGAGCTCTCCAGCAACACGGCAAGCGCGGCATTGCTGGTACCCATTTTCACCGCTGTGGCGATGGATATGGGTGTGCCGCCCCGCCAGATTGTCCTGCCGCTTACCCTTGCCGCGTCGTGTGCCTTCATGCTGCCTATCGCCACGCCACCCAATGCGATCGTGTTTGGATCGGGAAAAATCAGGCAGCGTGACATGATACGGATCGGTCTGGTCCTGAACCTGGTTTTCGCGCTGATCCTCACCCTGCTAGGCAATCTCTATTTCTAA
- the rsgA gene encoding ribosome small subunit-dependent GTPase A, translated as MQHRFTWGQNHATKKKVTLYDLGWNGEFQKDIDRLSLKNCVPARLIRDNKITYGALFIDVDGDVCEREVVMSGKVYHDAATDAELPAVGDWVALELAKDEDGENMIRARLPRQTCFSRKLPGKSAEQQVIAANVTVVVVVTDAGSDFSPRRMERYFTLIRRSGSKAVVLVNKSDLFPDRQNHEAADLIRGLSEDADVHLTSAARNEGLEVLKKYLKPGVSLTLVGSSGVGKSTIVNQLLGEEFQWTSDVNDTTGKGRHTTTARELILLDDGGILIDNPGMREIQMWTDERTLRESFLDVEELAGQCKYHDCKHGNDAGCAIRAAVESGALDEARYESYLKLDEEIAKLEKRQKKRRQLSERRAKRDHRIKARNLADRIDQDQDQNPDWR; from the coding sequence ATGCAGCATCGCTTTACGTGGGGCCAGAATCACGCTACAAAAAAGAAAGTGACTCTATACGACCTAGGTTGGAACGGTGAATTCCAAAAAGACATCGACAGGCTTTCGCTGAAAAACTGCGTGCCCGCGCGTTTGATCCGCGACAATAAAATCACCTACGGCGCGCTGTTCATCGACGTTGACGGCGATGTCTGCGAACGCGAGGTCGTCATGAGTGGCAAGGTCTACCACGACGCCGCTACGGACGCTGAGCTGCCTGCGGTAGGCGACTGGGTGGCGCTCGAACTCGCCAAGGACGAGGATGGCGAAAACATGATCCGTGCCCGACTGCCTCGTCAGACCTGTTTTTCCAGAAAGCTTCCAGGAAAAAGTGCCGAGCAACAAGTGATTGCAGCGAATGTTACTGTCGTTGTTGTCGTTACTGATGCCGGCTCGGATTTCAGCCCGCGGCGCATGGAACGCTATTTCACCTTGATCAGGCGCAGTGGCTCGAAAGCCGTCGTTCTGGTCAATAAATCGGATCTTTTTCCCGACAGGCAAAACCATGAGGCTGCCGATTTAATCCGGGGCCTAAGCGAGGATGCCGATGTCCACCTCACCTCGGCCGCTCGCAATGAAGGTCTCGAAGTGCTGAAAAAATACCTTAAGCCCGGAGTCTCCCTGACCCTGGTCGGGTCCAGCGGGGTAGGGAAGTCGACGATTGTAAATCAGTTGTTAGGTGAGGAGTTCCAATGGACCAGTGACGTCAACGATACCACGGGCAAAGGTCGGCATACCACCACGGCCCGCGAACTCATCCTGCTGGATGATGGAGGTATCCTGATCGATAATCCGGGCATGCGCGAAATCCAGATGTGGACGGATGAACGCACGCTTCGTGAAAGCTTCCTCGACGTCGAAGAGCTGGCAGGTCAGTGCAAGTACCACGATTGTAAACACGGCAACGACGCCGGTTGCGCCATCCGCGCCGCCGTCGAAAGCGGTGCACTCGACGAAGCTCGTTACGAAAGCTATCTTAAACTCGACGAGGAGATTGCTAAACTTGAGAAAAGGCAGAAAAAACGACGCCAGCTCTCAGAGCGTCGGGCCAAGCGGGATCACCGCATCAAAGCCAGAAACCTGGCCGACCGGATCGACCAGGATCAGGACCAAAACCCGGACTGGCGCTGA
- a CDS encoding DUF5069 domain-containing protein, whose translation MPDYTPPASPRDEVHGYVYFARLCSKVRLHAAGKLDPEFHPNMGKAMDLWTCQFLHVDYADLQKVILDGATDEQALEWCWKNGTKPNEHELEWWCSYMRNRGFRDDLTEKLIFRKEEAGWQDRDDIQSFFDYLDADDGRL comes from the coding sequence ATGCCCGACTACACCCCGCCCGCCAGCCCCCGCGATGAAGTCCACGGCTACGTCTACTTTGCCCGACTCTGTAGCAAAGTCCGTCTCCATGCCGCTGGAAAACTTGATCCCGAGTTCCACCCCAACATGGGGAAGGCCATGGACCTCTGGACCTGCCAGTTCCTGCACGTCGACTATGCGGATTTGCAAAAAGTCATCCTCGACGGAGCCACCGATGAACAAGCCCTTGAGTGGTGTTGGAAAAACGGGACCAAACCCAACGAGCACGAACTCGAGTGGTGGTGCAGCTACATGCGCAACCGTGGGTTCCGCGACGACCTCACTGAAAAACTGATCTTCCGCAAGGAGGAGGCAGGCTGGCAGGATCGCGATGACATCCAGTCATTCTTCGACTACCTCGACGCCGACGACGGCCGCTTGTAG